The proteins below are encoded in one region of Microbispora sp. NBC_01189:
- a CDS encoding class I SAM-dependent methyltransferase, which produces MHRHSENDDGGGVINYPRGYEILAEIGFAGRRRSVFTRLAALSGAGPGDRILDVGCGTGYLSRVLAPLVGPEGRVIGLDPSLPMIEHARRRSPGNCSYEVGEGQALPFPDASFDIVVSSFAVHHMPGSARGAAVQEMFRVLRPGGRLLIAEFRPPVNPLAARLAEIVAGPAVRPTMPELLATLVPGAGLRVESTGTVGPVLYYVNAVRPPATRS; this is translated from the coding sequence ATGCACCGTCACTCGGAAAACGATGACGGGGGCGGCGTGATCAATTATCCGCGGGGTTATGAAATTCTGGCCGAAATCGGGTTCGCTGGGCGTCGCCGCAGCGTTTTCACCCGTCTGGCCGCGTTGTCCGGGGCAGGGCCGGGTGATCGGATTCTGGACGTCGGCTGCGGCACCGGCTACCTGAGCCGGGTGCTGGCTCCTCTCGTGGGCCCCGAGGGGCGGGTGATCGGCCTCGACCCGTCGCTTCCGATGATCGAGCATGCGCGCCGGCGCTCACCCGGCAACTGCTCCTACGAGGTGGGCGAGGGGCAGGCGTTGCCCTTCCCGGACGCCTCGTTCGACATTGTGGTCTCCAGCTTCGCGGTGCATCACATGCCGGGCTCGGCCCGAGGCGCCGCCGTGCAGGAGATGTTCCGCGTCCTGCGGCCGGGCGGACGGCTGCTGATCGCCGAGTTCCGCCCGCCGGTCAACCCCCTCGCCGCCCGCCTGGCCGAAATCGTGGCGGGTCCGGCGGTACGGCCCACCATGCCGGAACTGCTCGCCACCCTGGTGCCCGGCGCCGGTCTCCGCGTCGAGAGCACGGGCACCGTCGGCCCGGTGCTCTACTACGTGAACGCCGTCCGCCCTCCCGCCACCCGCTCCTGA
- a CDS encoding helix-turn-helix transcriptional regulator yields MAASGRPVVVDIRTRRDGEKRGPEIPDGPDRLLRTVYGEILRDERLDQDRTLEDVARAVGMSKQYLSEVERGRKEPSSEMLHSVCDALGLPIEHLLTRAVRRITASRRIAGRGASGTTLLLAA; encoded by the coding sequence ATGGCAGCTTCGGGCCGACCAGTGGTCGTCGACATCCGGACGCGCCGGGACGGCGAGAAGCGCGGCCCGGAGATTCCCGACGGCCCTGACCGGCTGCTGCGCACCGTGTACGGCGAGATCCTCCGCGACGAGCGGCTGGACCAGGACCGCACGCTTGAGGACGTGGCGCGCGCGGTCGGGATGTCCAAGCAGTACCTGTCGGAGGTCGAGCGCGGCCGCAAGGAGCCGTCGTCGGAGATGCTGCATTCGGTGTGCGACGCGCTCGGACTGCCGATCGAGCACCTGCTCACCCGCGCCGTACGGCGGATCACGGCGTCGCGCCGGATCGCCGGGCGCGGCGCGTCCGGCACGACGCTGCTGCTGGCGGCGTGA
- a CDS encoding ATP-dependent Clp protease proteolytic subunit: MTQYTIPYVIEKTPVGERSFDIFSRLLNERIIFLGTEIDDGVANVVMAQLLHLEADSPDQEINLYINSPGGSSTAMLAIYDTMQFIRAKVATYCMGQAASAAAVLFAAGAPGRRFVLNHSRVLLHQPSTQGQGTISDLALQAAEVMRMRTQTEEILSRHTGVDVERLRRDTDRDRIFSAREAIEYGLADELIDTRA, translated from the coding sequence ATGACGCAGTACACGATTCCGTACGTGATCGAGAAGACGCCGGTCGGTGAGCGGTCGTTCGACATCTTCAGCCGGCTGCTCAATGAGCGGATCATCTTCCTCGGCACCGAGATCGACGACGGCGTCGCGAACGTCGTGATGGCACAGTTGCTCCACCTGGAGGCGGACAGCCCGGACCAGGAGATCAACCTGTACATCAACTCCCCCGGCGGGTCGTCGACCGCGATGCTCGCGATCTACGACACCATGCAGTTCATCCGCGCGAAGGTCGCGACATACTGCATGGGCCAGGCGGCCTCCGCGGCCGCGGTGCTTTTCGCCGCCGGAGCCCCCGGACGGCGGTTCGTGCTGAACCACTCCCGCGTGCTGCTGCACCAGCCGTCCACCCAGGGGCAGGGCACCATCTCCGACCTGGCACTCCAGGCGGCCGAGGTGATGCGGATGCGCACGCAGACCGAGGAGATCCTCAGCCGCCACACCGGGGTGGACGTCGAGCGGCTGCGCAGGGACACCGACCGGGACCGGATCTTCAGCGCCCGCGAGGCCATCGAGTACGGCCTGGCCGACGAGCTGATCGACACCCGCGCGTAG
- a CDS encoding ClpP family protease: MPVSSSTSYRDRLNEKLFQQRTLLLTGEVDDEMAERVCAEMVLLASADPERDIILYINSPGGSVLAGLAIYDTMKLVPNDVVTVALGMAASMGQVLLASGTHGKRISLAHSRIMMHQPSAGIGGTAIDIAIQSENLRYMKRQSEEILAAETGRSVEEISADSDRDRWFTPEQARDYGMIDEIVGSFRILAPYAAPTRMGFSS, encoded by the coding sequence ATGCCTGTTTCATCGAGCACGAGTTACCGGGATCGGCTGAACGAGAAGCTGTTCCAGCAACGGACACTGCTGTTGACCGGAGAGGTCGACGACGAGATGGCCGAGCGGGTGTGCGCCGAGATGGTGCTGCTGGCCTCGGCGGACCCCGAACGCGACATCATCCTCTACATCAACTCGCCCGGCGGGTCCGTGCTGGCCGGCCTCGCGATCTACGACACGATGAAGCTGGTCCCGAACGACGTGGTCACCGTCGCGCTCGGGATGGCGGCGAGCATGGGGCAGGTGCTGCTGGCCTCCGGCACGCACGGCAAGCGGATCAGCCTCGCGCACAGCCGGATCATGATGCACCAGCCGTCGGCCGGGATCGGCGGCACGGCGATCGACATCGCGATCCAGTCCGAGAACCTCAGGTACATGAAGCGGCAGTCCGAGGAGATCCTCGCCGCCGAGACGGGCCGCAGCGTCGAGGAGATCTCCGCCGACAGCGACCGCGACCGCTGGTTCACCCCTGAACAGGCCCGCGACTACGGGATGATCGACGAGATCGTCGGCTCCTTCCGCATCCTCGCGCCGTACGCCGCGCCCACCCGGATGGGGTTCTCCTCATGA
- a CDS encoding GNAT family N-acetyltransferase: MTRSVAEACDVLLRDGGMARIRPLRPSDRAALHALIARSSPRSAYLRFFAGGTASAHAHMDLITGPDYRGHALVALAGGLVAGVAEWIPGPGGAEAEVGILLDDRVHDQGLGTLLLEHVALDAADAGVEDLVATVLPENRAILRVLHDLGLPVEQRYERGQVEIRIAARPTERLVAEIEARAHEAERGSLAHVFTPGSVAVIGDVLDPGGLGNRVLRDLVAGRFPGPIHPVDPRAAQASPAAEVCGLPVRSGVAAVPGPVDLAVVAVPAPAVLGVARECARRRVRALVVLTGGFTEAGDREAERELPRVCREAGMRLVGPGCLGVVNTSARLHAGLLPVRPAAGPLGLMAQSGTAVVALLEGAGRLGLGVSSFASVGDKADVSGNDLLEYWEDDPATRVIALHLESFGNPRRFRRIARRIGARKPIIVTKGRRDLSVGHSHAAATALGAASEDAAVDALLRACGAIREDSVRGMLDTARLLAFQPLPDGPRVAIVSDSRPAAAVTAGACERAGLLVPDLCDVGDLAFAITTVLADPGVDAVLVVSAPPSWPDPGAAMQAITAATRGATKPVLACPAGRDGLIDGRIPAYASPERAAHALAQAHGYAAWRARPVPPPEELPGVDPPFARRLVAADLAAHPGGRLLDDRTAARLLEAYGVHVAETVAGPVSCVEDGGGGEGAEMVVRGVACETFGPLVMVGPGGTVSGPPGGSADNHADDHADAQAGAHAGEHAFRVPPIDRAEARRMIGEARRAALPNGHQRLPEAGVRALEDQIVRVGRLMDDHPGIAAIDLDPVVVTPYGVVVVCARVRLAPAPPLPSPFRRRLR, encoded by the coding sequence ATGACCCGAAGCGTCGCCGAGGCGTGTGACGTCCTGCTGCGTGACGGTGGCATGGCGCGCATCCGCCCGTTGCGGCCGTCGGACCGCGCGGCCCTGCACGCGCTGATCGCCCGGTCGTCCCCGCGTTCGGCGTACCTGAGGTTCTTCGCCGGTGGCACCGCCTCGGCTCACGCGCACATGGACCTGATCACCGGTCCGGATTATCGCGGGCACGCGCTGGTGGCGTTGGCCGGCGGTCTCGTGGCCGGCGTGGCCGAGTGGATCCCCGGCCCCGGCGGGGCGGAGGCCGAGGTGGGGATCCTGCTGGACGACCGGGTGCACGACCAGGGGCTCGGCACGCTTCTGCTGGAGCACGTCGCACTGGACGCGGCGGACGCGGGCGTCGAGGACCTGGTCGCCACCGTCCTGCCGGAGAACCGGGCGATTCTGCGCGTCCTGCACGATCTCGGCCTGCCGGTGGAGCAGCGCTACGAGAGGGGGCAGGTCGAGATCCGCATCGCCGCCCGGCCCACCGAGAGGCTCGTGGCCGAGATCGAGGCCCGGGCGCACGAGGCGGAGCGCGGGTCGCTGGCGCACGTGTTCACCCCGGGCTCGGTGGCCGTGATCGGGGACGTTCTCGACCCCGGCGGCCTGGGCAACCGCGTGCTGCGTGACCTGGTCGCTGGACGCTTCCCCGGCCCGATTCACCCTGTCGACCCCCGCGCGGCCCAGGCGTCCCCGGCGGCCGAGGTGTGTGGCCTGCCCGTCCGTTCCGGCGTCGCCGCGGTGCCCGGGCCGGTGGACCTGGCCGTGGTCGCCGTACCGGCCCCCGCCGTGCTCGGCGTCGCCCGCGAATGCGCCCGCCGCCGGGTGCGGGCCCTCGTCGTGCTCACCGGCGGCTTCACCGAGGCGGGGGACCGCGAGGCGGAACGTGAACTGCCGCGCGTCTGCCGCGAGGCGGGCATGCGGCTGGTCGGGCCCGGCTGCCTCGGCGTCGTGAACACGTCCGCCCGCCTACACGCCGGGCTCCTGCCCGTACGTCCCGCCGCGGGGCCGCTGGGCCTGATGGCGCAGTCGGGCACGGCTGTGGTCGCCCTGCTCGAAGGGGCCGGACGGCTCGGCCTCGGTGTCTCCTCCTTCGCCTCGGTCGGGGACAAGGCGGATGTCAGCGGCAACGACCTGCTCGAATACTGGGAGGACGATCCCGCGACCCGGGTCATCGCCCTGCACCTCGAATCGTTCGGCAACCCGCGCAGGTTCCGCCGCATCGCCCGCAGGATCGGCGCCCGCAAACCGATCATCGTGACGAAGGGCCGCCGCGACCTCTCAGTAGGCCACTCCCACGCCGCTGCCACGGCTCTCGGTGCGGCGAGCGAGGACGCCGCTGTGGACGCGCTGTTGCGCGCGTGCGGTGCGATCAGGGAGGACAGCGTGCGGGGCATGCTCGACACCGCCCGGTTGCTGGCCTTCCAGCCGCTGCCGGACGGCCCTCGGGTGGCGATCGTGAGCGACTCCAGACCCGCGGCGGCGGTGACCGCCGGCGCCTGCGAGCGGGCCGGCCTGCTCGTGCCGGACCTGTGCGACGTGGGTGACCTCGCTTTCGCGATCACGACCGTCCTGGCCGACCCGGGCGTCGACGCCGTCCTCGTCGTCTCCGCCCCGCCGTCCTGGCCGGACCCGGGGGCGGCCATGCAGGCGATCACGGCGGCGACCAGGGGTGCGACGAAACCCGTGCTCGCCTGCCCGGCCGGGCGGGACGGGCTGATCGACGGCCGGATCCCGGCGTACGCCTCCCCCGAGCGGGCCGCGCACGCTCTCGCCCAGGCGCACGGGTACGCCGCATGGCGGGCCCGGCCGGTGCCTCCGCCGGAGGAACTTCCGGGAGTCGACCCGCCGTTCGCCCGCCGCCTCGTCGCCGCGGACCTGGCCGCCCACCCCGGTGGCCGCCTGCTGGACGACCGTACGGCGGCTCGGCTGCTGGAGGCCTACGGCGTCCACGTCGCCGAGACGGTCGCCGGGCCGGTCTCCTGCGTCGAAGACGGCGGGGGCGGAGAGGGCGCCGAGATGGTCGTCAGGGGCGTCGCGTGCGAGACATTCGGCCCGCTGGTCATGGTGGGCCCCGGCGGGACGGTGTCCGGGCCGCCCGGTGGCAGTGCCGATAATCATGCCGATGACCATGCCGATGCCCAGGCGGGCGCCCACGCGGGTGAGCACGCCTTCCGGGTGCCGCCGATCGACCGGGCCGAGGCACGGCGGATGATCGGCGAGGCGCGCCGCGCGGCGCTTCCAAACGGTCACCAGCGACTGCCGGAGGCCGGCGTCCGCGCGCTGGAGGACCAGATCGTCCGCGTCGGCCGCCTCATGGACGACCATCCCGGCATCGCGGCGATCGACCTCGATCCCGTCGTCGTGACGCCGTACGGAGTGGTGGTCGTGTGCGCGCGCGTACGGCTCGCACCGGCACCGCCGCTCCCCTCGCCCTTCCGGCGCCGGTTGCGCTGA
- a CDS encoding DUF1918 domain-containing protein produces MKAAVGDRLIIESLHLDGPRRTGVITALHHSDGSPPYVVRWLDEEHETLIFPGPDAHVEPRRERRREAEARPAAR; encoded by the coding sequence ATGAAAGCGGCAGTCGGCGACCGGCTGATCATCGAGAGCCTTCACCTGGACGGGCCTCGCCGTACGGGCGTCATCACAGCCCTCCACCACAGCGACGGGTCCCCGCCCTACGTGGTCAGATGGCTGGACGAGGAGCACGAGACCCTCATCTTCCCCGGCCCCGACGCCCACGTGGAGCCCCGCCGCGAACGCCGTAGGGAGGCGGAGGCCCGTCCGGCCGCCCGGTGA
- a CDS encoding V-type ATP synthase subunit D, translating into MRIRVPPGRAGRLWLRHRLAVLRHGLAVLDRKLRILRRERDRLAREAARTGREWEEACRAADAWASRAALLGGRRAIRLACDGRLAEVRVDWTDAMGTRYPRRALFRPPDEPGPSAPLPLTAALVPAREACRAALRAAVDHAVAAAAARVVAAEEEATGRRIRALRDHVLPRLEAALAEVELSLDEAERADGARVRRAAAAREAAAREIEQDPGG; encoded by the coding sequence TTGAGAATCCGCGTCCCTCCCGGGAGGGCCGGGCGACTGTGGCTGCGGCACCGGCTGGCCGTGCTGCGCCACGGACTCGCCGTACTCGACCGCAAGCTGCGGATCCTGCGGCGGGAGCGGGACCGCCTCGCCCGCGAGGCCGCCCGCACCGGCCGCGAGTGGGAGGAAGCCTGCCGGGCCGCCGACGCGTGGGCGTCGCGCGCCGCGCTGCTCGGCGGACGGCGGGCGATCCGGCTGGCCTGCGACGGCCGCCTCGCCGAGGTGCGGGTGGACTGGACCGACGCCATGGGGACGCGCTATCCCCGCCGGGCGCTCTTCCGCCCGCCGGACGAGCCCGGGCCGTCGGCGCCGCTCCCGCTCACCGCCGCGCTCGTCCCCGCCCGCGAGGCCTGCCGCGCCGCGCTGCGGGCCGCCGTGGACCACGCGGTCGCCGCGGCGGCCGCCCGCGTCGTGGCCGCGGAGGAGGAGGCGACCGGCCGCCGCATCCGCGCGCTCCGCGACCACGTCCTCCCCCGCCTGGAGGCGGCGCTGGCCGAGGTCGAGCTGTCCCTGGACGAGGCGGAACGCGCCGACGGCGCCCGGGTCCGCCGCGCCGCCGCCGCCCGCGAGGCCGCCGCCCGCGAGATCGAACAGGACCCCGGAGGCTGA
- a CDS encoding V-type ATP synthase subunit B encodes MTARAPVWAPVEYTDVVELRGPLIVVRTARGVGWDEQASIELETGERRQGLVLEADHDLAVVQVFEGTAGIRAEGTRVAFAGHPLRIPVGPGWLGRVCDGRGRPLDGGPPVFGAADAAVNGLPLNPTLREPPSEPVLTGVSAIDLLTTLVRGQKIAVFSVGGLPHLELAAQIAAQANAGGETFTVVFAAIGLTHADAATVRDTLEERSAAGELTLLLNLADDPVIERILTPRLALTIAEHLAFAMGHHVLVVLADMTGYCEAVREVSAARGEIPARRAYPGYLYSDLASLYERCGRVRGRPGSLTVLPVLTMPAGDITHPVPDLTGYITEGQILLTRDVGPYPHIDPLSSLSRMMRAGVGAGRTRPEHADLAAQIVAALSRARQARELAELVGESALGEGDRRHLALAEAFTRRLLAQRGDEPRSLADTFGRAWEVVSVLPRRDLTMLSPEALDAGYRERR; translated from the coding sequence ATGACGGCCCGGGCCCCGGTATGGGCGCCGGTGGAGTACACGGACGTGGTGGAGCTGCGCGGGCCGCTGATCGTGGTCCGCACCGCCAGGGGCGTCGGCTGGGACGAGCAGGCGTCGATCGAGCTGGAGACGGGGGAGCGCCGGCAGGGTCTCGTCCTGGAGGCCGACCACGACCTCGCCGTCGTCCAGGTCTTCGAGGGCACCGCCGGAATCCGGGCCGAGGGCACCCGCGTCGCCTTCGCCGGGCACCCCCTGCGGATCCCCGTCGGCCCGGGCTGGCTGGGCCGGGTCTGCGACGGCCGCGGCCGGCCGCTGGACGGCGGCCCGCCGGTCTTCGGCGCGGCGGACGCGGCCGTGAACGGCCTCCCCCTCAATCCCACCCTGCGCGAGCCCCCGTCGGAGCCGGTGCTCACCGGCGTCTCCGCCATCGACCTGCTGACCACCCTGGTCCGGGGACAGAAGATCGCCGTGTTCTCCGTCGGCGGGCTGCCCCACCTGGAGCTGGCCGCCCAGATCGCCGCGCAGGCGAACGCCGGAGGCGAGACGTTCACCGTCGTCTTCGCCGCGATCGGGCTGACCCACGCCGACGCGGCGACCGTACGGGACACCCTGGAGGAGCGCTCCGCCGCCGGCGAGCTGACCCTGCTGCTGAACCTCGCCGACGACCCCGTCATCGAACGGATCCTCACCCCGCGGCTCGCCCTGACCATCGCCGAGCACCTCGCCTTCGCCATGGGACACCACGTGCTGGTGGTGCTCGCCGACATGACCGGCTACTGCGAGGCGGTGCGGGAGGTGTCGGCCGCACGCGGGGAGATCCCCGCCCGGCGGGCCTACCCCGGCTATCTCTACAGCGACCTCGCCTCCCTGTACGAGCGGTGCGGACGGGTGCGGGGACGTCCCGGCTCGCTCACCGTGCTGCCGGTGCTCACCATGCCGGCGGGGGACATCACGCATCCGGTGCCCGACCTCACCGGTTACATCACCGAGGGCCAGATCCTGCTGACCAGGGACGTCGGCCCCTATCCGCACATCGACCCGCTCTCCTCCCTGTCGCGGATGATGCGGGCGGGCGTGGGCGCGGGCCGTACGCGGCCGGAACACGCCGACCTCGCCGCGCAGATCGTCGCCGCCCTCTCCCGCGCCCGGCAGGCGAGGGAACTGGCCGAACTCGTCGGGGAGAGCGCACTCGGCGAGGGAGACCGCCGTCACCTCGCGCTGGCGGAGGCGTTCACGCGGCGGCTGCTCGCCCAGCGCGGCGACGAGCCCCGCTCGCTCGCGGACACCTTCGGCCGTGCCTGGGAGGTCGTCTCCGTGCTCCCCCGCCGGGACCTGACCATGCTGTCGCCGGAAGCGCTCGACGCGGGCTACCGGGAGAGACGTTGA
- a CDS encoding V-type ATP synthase subunit A — MGTVTRVDGPLVEIEGLAGAAMFESVVLGPHRLPGEIIALRGDRATVQAYEYTGGLAPGQPAERRGAPLSARLGPHLLGGVFDGLLRPLGGVGMWLDPAAPPARTDDRSWRFTPLAGEGRAAPRGTTLGSVESGSSPPYLVLSPGGEVARIRPAGPCPSRAPVAVVGGVEVTLEREQPVRRALPYAARLPEPVPLTTGQRVVDLLLPVSLGGTVAVPGGFGTGKTVLLQQIAKWCDADVVVYVGCGERGNEMADVVAELGELADPRTGGRLADRTVVIANTSNMPMMAREASVYTGVTVAEHFRDMGYDVVVIADSTSRWAEALRELGSRRGALPAEEGYPADLASALAAFYERAGRVTTLGGATGSVTIIGAVSPPGGDMTEPVTAQTQRFVRTLWALDRDLAYARHYPAVSWPGSFARDADAMAAAVPGGAERRGRVSGLLAEAERVSALAELVGAGTLPPQERVALLAGQLIAEGFLRQSALSPRDAFCRPERTALLADALLAVVDRCRTLVEGQVPVARLEQQDFTPILRAKEAPEKEIAALRDTVLAALEGSR, encoded by the coding sequence GTGGGCACCGTGACGAGGGTGGACGGCCCGCTGGTCGAGATCGAGGGCCTGGCCGGTGCGGCGATGTTCGAGTCGGTCGTCCTCGGGCCGCACCGGCTGCCCGGCGAGATCATCGCCCTGCGCGGCGACCGGGCCACCGTCCAGGCGTACGAGTACACGGGCGGGCTCGCCCCGGGCCAGCCCGCCGAGCGCCGGGGCGCGCCACTGTCGGCCCGCCTGGGCCCCCATCTGCTCGGCGGGGTGTTCGACGGGCTGCTCCGCCCCCTCGGCGGCGTCGGCATGTGGCTCGACCCCGCCGCACCGCCCGCCCGTACGGATGACCGCTCGTGGCGCTTCACGCCGCTGGCCGGGGAGGGTCGCGCGGCGCCGCGCGGAACGACCCTGGGCAGCGTCGAGAGCGGCTCGTCACCGCCCTACCTGGTGCTCTCACCCGGCGGCGAGGTGGCGCGGATCCGGCCGGCGGGCCCCTGCCCCTCCCGGGCGCCCGTCGCGGTCGTGGGAGGCGTCGAGGTGACTCTCGAACGCGAGCAGCCGGTGCGGCGGGCCCTGCCGTACGCCGCCCGGCTCCCCGAGCCGGTCCCCCTGACGACCGGGCAGCGGGTCGTCGACCTGCTGCTGCCGGTGTCCCTCGGCGGCACGGTGGCCGTACCTGGGGGGTTCGGCACCGGCAAGACCGTGCTGCTCCAGCAGATCGCCAAGTGGTGCGACGCCGACGTGGTGGTGTACGTCGGCTGCGGGGAGCGCGGCAACGAGATGGCGGACGTCGTCGCCGAGCTGGGCGAGCTGGCCGACCCGCGCACCGGCGGGCGGCTCGCGGACCGGACCGTCGTGATCGCCAACACGTCGAACATGCCGATGATGGCCCGCGAGGCCAGCGTCTACACCGGCGTCACGGTGGCCGAGCACTTCCGCGACATGGGCTACGACGTGGTGGTCATCGCCGACTCGACCTCCCGGTGGGCGGAGGCCCTGCGAGAGCTCGGCTCGCGCCGCGGCGCGCTCCCGGCGGAGGAGGGCTATCCCGCCGATCTGGCCTCCGCCCTCGCGGCCTTCTACGAAAGAGCGGGCCGGGTGACCACGCTCGGCGGCGCCACCGGATCGGTAACGATCATCGGCGCGGTCTCCCCGCCCGGCGGCGACATGACGGAGCCGGTCACCGCGCAGACCCAGCGGTTCGTCCGCACCCTCTGGGCGCTGGACCGCGACCTCGCCTACGCGCGGCACTACCCCGCGGTGTCCTGGCCGGGGTCGTTCGCCCGTGACGCGGACGCGATGGCCGCGGCGGTCCCGGGCGGCGCGGAGCGGCGGGGGCGGGTGAGCGGCCTCCTCGCGGAGGCCGAGCGCGTGTCCGCGCTTGCCGAGCTGGTCGGAGCCGGCACGCTCCCCCCGCAGGAACGGGTCGCCCTGCTCGCCGGGCAGCTGATCGCGGAGGGCTTCCTGCGGCAGAGCGCGCTCAGCCCCCGCGACGCCTTCTGCCGGCCGGAGCGCACCGCCCTGCTCGCCGACGCGCTGCTCGCGGTCGTCGACCGCTGCCGGACCCTTGTCGAGGGCCAGGTGCCGGTCGCACGGCTGGAACAGCAGGACTTCACCCCCATCCTGCGGGCCAAGGAGGCACCCGAGAAGGAGATCGCGGCCCTGCGCGACACGGTGCTCGCCGCGCTGGAGGGATCTCGATGA
- a CDS encoding V-type ATP synthase subunit F: MTGVGTVAVIGEAVRVAGFGLAGARVLVAEDAEEVRTAWLSLGPGVAVVVLTPRAAKALGATGPGEASGGPLTVVMPA; encoded by the coding sequence GTGACGGGCGTGGGAACCGTGGCCGTGATCGGAGAGGCCGTCCGCGTCGCCGGGTTCGGCCTGGCGGGCGCGCGGGTCCTCGTGGCCGAGGACGCCGAGGAGGTCCGTACGGCCTGGCTGAGCCTCGGGCCGGGGGTGGCGGTCGTGGTCCTCACTCCCCGGGCCGCCAAGGCCCTTGGCGCCACCGGGCCGGGGGAGGCGTCCGGCGGCCCGCTGACGGTGGTGATGCCGGCATGA
- a CDS encoding ATP synthase subunit C has translation MSVWIRRGLQAVNAVVVLAALAVLLAALTAAGAPRADAGGAQAAVAAAAVNGTALLGAAIAVGVSAIGAGIAVAYTGAAALAAMSERPELFGRAIVIVGLAEGIAIYGLVVGVILIQRA, from the coding sequence ATGTCCGTCTGGATCAGGAGAGGCCTGCAGGCCGTGAACGCCGTCGTCGTGCTCGCCGCCCTCGCCGTCCTTCTCGCGGCGCTCACCGCGGCGGGCGCTCCAAGGGCGGACGCGGGCGGTGCCCAGGCGGCGGTGGCCGCCGCGGCCGTGAACGGGACGGCGCTGCTCGGCGCGGCCATCGCGGTCGGGGTCTCGGCGATCGGCGCCGGCATCGCCGTCGCCTACACCGGGGCCGCCGCCCTCGCCGCGATGAGCGAGCGGCCCGAACTGTTCGGCCGGGCCATCGTCATCGTCGGCCTCGCCGAGGGAATCGCGATCTACGGCCTCGTCGTCGGCGTCATCCTGATCCAGAGGGCGTGA
- a CDS encoding V-type ATPase 116kDa subunit family protein — MSSYESSSESSSDAGHPRPTASNPGDPHPAWRDAMRPVRMERVAIVAPSRVLTNVLRRVGDAGLVELSTPADASLETVARTAVVRDEVAALAGWMPAPAMPELAGRLAALGGAVVAISRPRGAEAPSLLRAGGLRGSLSPVVSTYGTVPYRDIDPTPLAAGAYVVMFGMMFGDAGHGVLLLVAAAVLYRAHRTGRTDRAGRAGRPGALARFGRGWPFALGAGVTSILFGLAYGEFFGPTGLVPVLWLAPLAQPVQLLLAALGVGALLLGAAYALGVVNRWREGGWPVALYSPAGIAGAALFTGAGLAVAGWYTGLDLLALAGGLLAATGLVLAFTGFLADAGGGPSGIAQAVMRLFDVVVRLGANLVSFARLAAFGLTHAAIGSIVWVGTTTLWAGRPVAAVVVFVVGNALAFTIEALVVGVQALRLEYYELFSRLFQAEGRPFRPWRLPPTSGEARSCPSGSGEACRP, encoded by the coding sequence ATGTCCTCCTATGAGTCCTCCTCTGAGTCCTCCTCTGACGCCGGCCACCCGCGCCCCACCGCCTCGAACCCGGGCGACCCGCATCCGGCCTGGCGGGACGCTATGCGGCCGGTCCGGATGGAACGGGTCGCGATCGTGGCGCCCTCGCGCGTGCTGACCAACGTGCTGCGGCGGGTCGGGGACGCCGGGCTGGTCGAACTGTCCACGCCCGCCGACGCCTCCCTGGAGACGGTGGCGCGTACGGCCGTCGTCCGGGACGAGGTCGCGGCGCTCGCCGGCTGGATGCCCGCCCCGGCGATGCCCGAACTGGCGGGCCGTCTCGCGGCCCTCGGCGGCGCGGTCGTCGCGATCTCCCGGCCGAGGGGCGCCGAGGCGCCGTCGCTGCTGCGGGCGGGCGGGCTGCGCGGGTCGCTGTCCCCGGTCGTCTCCACGTACGGGACCGTGCCCTACCGCGACATCGATCCCACTCCGCTCGCGGCCGGGGCGTACGTCGTGATGTTCGGCATGATGTTCGGCGACGCCGGTCACGGGGTGCTGCTGCTCGTCGCGGCGGCGGTGCTGTACCGCGCGCACCGGACGGGCCGCACAGACCGCGCAGGCCGCGCGGGCCGCCCGGGAGCGCTGGCCCGGTTCGGCCGGGGGTGGCCGTTCGCCCTCGGCGCGGGGGTGACGAGCATCCTGTTCGGCCTGGCCTACGGGGAGTTCTTCGGGCCCACCGGCCTGGTGCCGGTGCTGTGGCTGGCGCCGCTCGCCCAGCCCGTCCAGCTCCTGCTCGCCGCGCTCGGCGTCGGCGCGCTGCTGCTCGGCGCCGCCTACGCGCTCGGCGTCGTCAACCGATGGCGCGAGGGCGGCTGGCCGGTCGCGCTCTACTCCCCGGCCGGGATCGCCGGTGCGGCGCTGTTCACCGGGGCCGGCCTGGCGGTCGCCGGTTGGTACACCGGCCTCGACCTCCTCGCGCTGGCCGGCGGCCTGCTCGCCGCCACGGGACTGGTCCTGGCCTTCACCGGCTTCCTGGCCGACGCCGGCGGCGGCCCCAGCGGGATCGCCCAGGCCGTCATGCGGCTGTTCGACGTGGTCGTACGGCTGGGCGCGAACCTCGTGTCGTTCGCCCGGCTCGCGGCGTTCGGCCTCACCCACGCGGCCATCGGCTCCATCGTCTGGGTGGGCACGACCACGCTGTGGGCGGGCCGCCCGGTCGCCGCGGTGGTGGTCTTCGTCGTCGGCAACGCGCTCGCGTTCACGATCGAGGCGCTGGTGGTCGGCGTCCAGGCGCTGCGGCTCGAGTACTACGAGCTGTTCTCCCGGCTCTTCCAGGCCGAGGGGCGTCCGTTCCGTCCGTGGCGTCTTCCACCGACATCCGGGGAGGCGAGGTCATGTCCGTCTGGATCAGGAGAGGCCTGCAGGCCGTGA